One genomic window of Opisthocomus hoazin isolate bOpiHoa1 chromosome 16, bOpiHoa1.hap1, whole genome shotgun sequence includes the following:
- the TMEM52 gene encoding transmembrane protein 52, translating to MPDWTSLWYVWLILLTVFLLLLCGITASCIKFCCRKKRPPVEAFPRHPCDLTAIGIDSDSTAHSTVTSYSSLQYPLSAPIHSIFVDMDKNAVSPPAYSLYAMELPPSYDEAVQMGKQHTEVARTSQKLSDIPGQVTSGGLSPTQDSPDTTNKDPATQASSEHSEDATREQPQL from the exons ATGCCTGATTGGACAAGTCTGTGGTATGTCTG GTTAATCTTGCTGACTGTGttcctgctcctgctctgtggGATCACAGCAAGCTGCATCAAATTCTGCTGCCGGAAGAAGAGGCCTCCGGTGGAGGCCTTCCCCAGGCACCCTTGTGACTTGACAGCTATTGGTATTGACAGTGACAGCACTGCCCACAGCACGGTGACCT cataTAGCTCGTTGCAGTACCCTCTGAGTGCCCCTATTCATTCAATATTTGTGGATATGGATAAGAAcgctgtgtcccctccagcttACAGTCTCTATGCCATGGAGTTGCCACCTTCTTATGATGAAGCTGTCCAAATGGGTAAACAGCACACTGAAGTGGCGCGGACAAGCCAGAAACTCAGTGACATCCCTGGACAGGTGACATCAGGTGGGCTGAGTCCCACCCAGGATTCACCCGATACAACCAACAAAGACCCAGCCACACAAGCCAGTTCAGAACATTCAGAAGATGCAACACGAGAACAGCCGCAGCTCTGA